Proteins from one Athene noctua chromosome 20, bAthNoc1.hap1.1, whole genome shotgun sequence genomic window:
- the BRD3OS gene encoding uncharacterized protein BRD3OS, translating to MTDKVMNGRVPLPEKALSEGYARLRYRDTSLLIWQQQQQKLESAPPNTYLSRSRSMWYSQYGNEAILVRDKNKLDVSRDTGQSKFCAIM from the coding sequence ATGACTGACAAAGTAATGAACGGGAGGGTGCCCCTGCCCGAAAAAGCCTTGTCGGAGGGGTACGCCCGGCTGCGGTACAGGGACACCTCTCTGCTcatctggcagcagcagcagcagaaactggagtcagcccccCCCAACACTTACCTGAGCCGGAGTCGGAGCATGTGGTACTCTCAGTACGGGAACGAAGCCATCCTGGTGCGGGACAAAAACAAGCTGGATGTCTCCAGGGACACGGGGCAATCCAAGTTTTGTGCTATTATGTAG